In Zingiber officinale cultivar Zhangliang chromosome 1A, Zo_v1.1, whole genome shotgun sequence, the DNA window GAATGTTGTAGAAAGAGGCTCACCAGGTTACACCTATAGATAGTACCTGGCACTAGGCAGAGTTAGTTTTAAGCAATTGTTTTCTCACTTTGTTTTCCatgttttaagttaaaagaatctaGCATGCTCTCTGCTGAGGTCAAGGTCGGTACCATGTTCACTGACAAATTGCCCATACGTAAACCCTGATTGACCAATAAGCATGTTATCTATATAAATTCTAGTGTTCAATAGAATAAACCATGAGTTTGATTTTTAAGCAAGGATTTGTGTGCAATCTGTAAAACTTGTGTAAGTTAAATGAGTAATTTCAACTCACTAGAGTATTCAATGAGAGTTATTCCACTTGGGCATTTTGCTGCTAAACTGAATAATATGCATTAGAATTGAGAGATGAGATGTGATATTATTCAGTTTAGCAGCAAAATGCCTAAGTGGAATAATGCTAATTGAATACTATAGTGAGATAAAGCAAATATCTAGTTTAGTGATCCTTTGACAATATATGATAGGTGAATAACTACATTCAACAAAGCAGAGAGCTAGAAAAAGGTTTAGAAATTACTACATACCATAAATGGTTCAACCATTGGAGAAAAAGTTAGCTCAGCAACACCACCCATTGTCTGACCAAAGCTAGGAGTTACAGCATTTAGGGCAAAATTTTGAAACCCATCATTATTGTTCtgcaaaacaattttaaaatcaagAAATCTTAAAGAAGATAGCAGAAACATCGCTTAGGAAAAAAGCATGGTATCACCTCTGAAACAGTCTGTTTTACATGAAGATCATGCAGTGCAGACTCAGATGCAAAAATCCATGGTCTACCATTCAGAGGTAGACCATGAGCCGATGTCTCAGCTAACTTCTCACTTGAAGTATCAAATGCATTCCACAActgaaaaacaaaaatgaaaagaaaaaaaataatggaagaaaataaacaaaaatgaCATCTAGAATCATGGTTCTAGATCCATGGAACTGGTCATGCAAAATTTTCTGGTATCAGACTTTAACTCAGAGGAGAGATAGCTTAttcctaaaaaaaaattaaaaactgtgTATAAGTAACCTACCAGCGAATCATTTTGCTGGAGAGGTTGTGAGTGCCCCTTTAAATCTAACTGCCATTGATTGAGCGCTACTGGTAAAACTCCAGAAGCCATAGATTTTTGATCTGGGAATGAGGCTGAGTTGTTCTGTAGAGATGTCAATACACCTACACTCCCCTGCATAGCACTTCCAGAAAGGTCTGAAGTAGGTATGCCTGGCTTCAGTGAAGAATCAACCTTCACATGGTGAGGTAAGTCAAATGTAGCCCATCCTTCATTTTGTGTCATTGAAACTTCTGCTGATTTATGCTCGATATGGATTGTGGATGAGTACTGACTATTGAAGTTGTCAAACAAATCTACTGGAGATGAAGTCCCTAATTGTTCTCCAAATGTTGAACCGATAGGATCCTTGTGTGCAGTATGAACAGAAGCAAATGACTGCATAGAAGAAAAAGCAGGTGTATTCACCCGTTGGGTTCCACCTGAGTAAACAGGTTCCATGACAACATTTACCGCTGATGATGGAGGTTGTTTACTGAAGTCGGCAAACAAATCTACAGATGGAACTGAAGCCTTCGGTTGCTGCATCAATGATGAACTAAATGCATCATTGCCCCCAGGAAAAGAACCAGATGATTGTGTGGAAGAAGCAAGAGCAGATGCTTTGGCATGATGAGTTTCATTGGGAAGCACAGGTTTCACAGTAACATCTCTTGAACTCATGGAACCAAAGGTACCAGCAGATAAAGTTCTCTGATCAAGCAAGAAAATAATTACACTTGTAAATGATATGTCTGAAAAATCCACACCAAACAACGAAACAGGTTATTACAATATTGTTAAAGTAGGATCACGATGTTTGGGACATGACAGGAATAGGGTACCACACAGACATTATGGGATCCTAGAGTACATTGTAGTGAAAGGATCACAAACCTTGGGAGATGAGACATTATCTAGATCCCTTTTGACAATAGATTCTGTAAGTTGATTCAATTTTTGAGGCCTTGCATCTTCAATGGTGTCCCTTGTTTGGCGTAAAGTGGGGCTGCAGTAGCCAAGTTCCTGAGAATTTTGCGACTGGCCATCATATTTAAATGTATCACCTGCACTAGACACTGAGCAGTCTGACATTCTTGACCCAGAACTTTCATTGGCAAATCTATCTTCATATGCTTGCATATGTAAACGACCCGGACTATATACAGAACTATTCATTTTTACATCATAATGCCCTTGTTCTGATCCTGGTTTCCTGTTCAATGTGCCAAATTGTTTTCCATATCGCCTTTCCTCATACTGATAGTCATAGGGAGGACTCTGAGAAAAGGAATGGTAAGAGCTGGCTCTTCTCTGCTCGAGTTCATGATTCTTAAAGCTCTGTTCAAGCCATCAATAAAGCAAAGGTAAGAGCATAGGCCAGGTGGCCCAAATCTGAAAGAACAGCTCTTCAATGCATGAAGAAAGATTATATAACCTCCATTTCTCTTGGTGGCTTGCCTGACGACTTCCGCCCAGCATATTTCTTATCTATGTAAACATCTTTAATGAATTCTCTAACTTTATCGGGATTACTGCAACATGAACATCATAGATTAAGAACACAATTTAACAAGAAACTATTAGATTGTAATTCAAGTTATCAGCAACTCAGAGAGTACAAGTTTTACCTGCTATTTGGAAATCTCATCCTTTGCATATCCCAATTTGTCAAAAAGTTTTCTCTTGCAAGCTGAAAAAACCATTGTTGGTTTATGGTGATATAGCATAtatccttgatttttttttaaaaaaaaatgcaatttgCTTTACCTGATTGCCTCCCTTTTGAAGAGCCTCCACCTCTTGTGTAGTAAATTTTGCCATGGAAACCGACTTCACCCGGTGTGTAAATTCACGGCTGTAATGTGAACAAATTATATTAAAGTTAGTTGTCATAACTCATAATCCCAAACAACTACAAAGGCATAAATTATTGCCTGAATACAAGCATTCCAAGTTTTAAGATGATACAAAATCTAGAAGTAAGTCAAAGTGTAAACCATGTTAATTGACTTAAGTATTGATATCAAGTTATCAACAATTACATCCAATCCAATGGATCACCTTGAAATTTTTGAGGTTACTGCTAATTTTAGCACAAAGAAAGCAGTCTCTATATACAGAAGATAACAAAAATGAGGTTCAGTGGACTCCTTTGATGAGGCTATAAAAAACTGTGTTTGGGACAATTAGCTTAAACAAATACTAGAAAAAAGTGAAGAATGGATGATGAAATTATTGGTTTAACTAAGCAGTATATATGCACTGACTACAGTTAGGTATACCAACTAGATGGATACCACATCCCAAGTTTCTAGAGCAACCAATTACTAACATTATGGAAATGCATTGTAGAGAAGCAACTATCTGGTCAAAAATCTGTTTTCATCATCACCATATTTACTGCATGTCATTTCCCAAGGAAGGGTGTAAGCTCAAAACAGATTGGAGAAAAGCAAATGTCATAAATAAAGAAACAAAAGCTGACTTCATCAGGTACAAAGCAGAATATCAGATGCAAGGCATGAGGAACAAGATCAGTAGAAGCACACAGAGGAATTTGATTAATAACCATAGCAATATAATAGGTTCTCCTGCGTTAAAATACTGACATGGACAAAGACAAAACATAGACTGTCAGCTGGTAGGAACAAAGCCATTTTTAGTAGGAGCTCTTACACATTGCCTTCTTTGTCATAATTTTCTCATGGCTTAAAAACCTGTTCTTAGCTGTTTAGCAAGGACAAGAATCTCATTCTGCTGACCAACTGGAAAACAAAACTGGTTGACACAATTACAGATCTTCTTTGTGCGTTTCTCCTCATCCAGAATTAGTGGAGATGACCTTCTTCATCCTACAGTGACGAAGCAAAACACATTGAGATTGGAAGCTTCTTTCTCCAACAACAATGGATATGATGCTTCCTCCAGTGACAAGTGTTCTTCCTAGGATTCTTACGGCAACAGAATTAGAGTCTTCTTcagttcttcctcttgtgtttcttcttcctcctgcTCCCCCTCCTCTTCTTTGAAGCACAAGATCCCTTGGCCCCTTCTACTATTGTTGTTTTTGTTGTTATGGCCCAATAAGTATAACTTAACTATTAACACattgtattatttatttttcttattcactcaattttgaaattttttgtctGGATGATTTAGATTGATAGTGCAAGTAAGGTTTAAGCAAAGCCAGGCAGATACAATCTCATAACAATTATATAATAAACTATTAAAAGCACAGAAGGAAAATAGGCTTCCAATCAAACTCATGTGCCCAAGCAAAACCAACAGGTCTGGTATGGATAAGAAATCAAGTAAaactatttatttcaaaaatcataataACACGACCACAAAATAACTTTGATGGTCCATTAAATGGATCTTCATGAATAGAACAAAGGCCCTTGGAAAAAAAGAGATAAAAATTGGAAACCATCTTTCTCAACAAATCATCTGAAAATTTTCACAGAAACACGACCATGTAACTTtgcaggattttttttttttttaaaaaaagacgaTATAATAGGGAAACGCAAGTACTCACTGAATCCCGCTGCATGGTGTGCAAACAAAGGTCCAAAAGTTCGTGCAAACATATTGCG includes these proteins:
- the LOC122035289 gene encoding probable ADP-ribosylation factor GTPase-activating protein AGD14 isoform X2, with protein sequence MSSKKEEERNEKIIRGLMKLPPNRKCINCNSLGPQYVCTNFWTFVCTPCSGIHREFTHRVKSVSMAKFTTQEVEALQKGGNQLARENFLTNWDMQRMRFPNSSNPDKVREFIKDVYIDKKYAGRKSSGKPPREMESFKNHELEQRRASSYHSFSQSPPYDYQYEERRYGKQFGTLNRKPGSEQGHYDVKMNSSVYSPGRLHMQAYEDRFANESSGSRMSDCSVSSAGDTFKYDGQSQNSQELGYCSPTLRQTRDTIEDARPQKLNQLTESIVKRDLDNVSSPKRTLSAGTFGSMSSRDVTVKPVLPNETHHAKASALASSTQSSGSFPGGNDAFSSSLMQQPKASVPSVDLFADFSKQPPSSAVNVVMEPVYSGGTQRVNTPAFSSMQSFASVHTAHKDPIGSTFGEQLGTSSPVDLFDNFNSQYSSTIHIEHKSAEVSMTQNEGWATFDLPHHVKVDSSLKPGIPTSDLSGSAMQGSVGVLTSLQNNSASFPDQKSMASGVLPVALNQWQLDLKGHSQPLQQNDSLNNNDGFQNFALNAVTPSFGQTMGGVAELTFSPMVEPFMGGVSIAQKSTNPFDQPYEAHMDSMNTFLDMSSLEAALPSTQLTNDYFAGASQPWYPQNAATTFVSSFPEGEVQGVPMQGRSTHYVNFTPQGHGASVDKNPFA
- the LOC122035289 gene encoding probable ADP-ribosylation factor GTPase-activating protein AGD14 isoform X1; translated protein: MSSKKEEERNEKIIRGLMKLPPNRKCINCNSLGPQYVCTNFWTFVCTPCSGIHREFTHRVKSVSMAKFTTQEVEALQKGGNQLARENFLTNWDMQRMRFPNSSNPDKVREFIKDVYIDKKYAGRKSSGKPPREMESFKNHELEQRRASSYHSFSQSPPYDYQYEERRYGKQFGTLNRKPGSEQGHYDVKMNSSVYSPGRLHMQAYEDRFANESSGSRMSDCSVSSAGDTFKYDGQSQNSQELGYCSPTLRQTRDTIEDARPQKLNQLTESIVKRDLDNVSSPKRTLSAGTFGSMSSRDVTVKPVLPNETHHAKASALASSTQSSGSFPGGNDAFSSSLMQQPKASVPSVDLFADFSKQPPSSAVNVVMEPVYSGGTQRVNTPAFSSMQSFASVHTAHKDPIGSTFGEQLGTSSPVDLFDNFNSQYSSTIHIEHKSAEVSMTQNEGWATFDLPHHVKVDSSLKPGIPTSDLSGSAMQGSVGVLTSLQNNSASFPDQKSMASGVLPVALNQWQLDLKGHSQPLQQNDSLLWNAFDTSSEKLAETSAHGLPLNGRPWIFASESALHDLHVKQTVSENNNDGFQNFALNAVTPSFGQTMGGVAELTFSPMVEPFMGGVSIAQKSTNPFDQPYEAHMDSMNTFLDMSSLEAALPSTQLTNDYFAGASQPWYPQNAATTFVSSFPEGEVQGVPMQGRSTHYVNFTPQGHGASVDKNPFA